The following proteins are encoded in a genomic region of Spirosoma sp. SC4-14:
- a CDS encoding sugar isomerase yields MQLESYQIADHNNNLLEGHRRKLAYWTEEVSNAEAVIEKLIDFQIAIPSWALGTGGTRFGRFAGGGEPRSLEEKLEDIGLLHTLNRSSGAISLHIPWDIPTDPEAIKQRAAAYGIRFDAMNSNTFQDQPSQPMSYKFGSLHHVDQAVRQQAIDHNIDVIKHGMALGSDSLTVWLADGSCFPGQLNFRKAFERTLGSLQEIYKALPNNWKMLVEYKAYEPNFYSTTIGDWGSSFLLASKLGPKAYTLVDLGHHLPNANIEQIVAILLNEQKLGGFHFNDSKYGDDDLTVGSIKPYQLFLIFNELVDGLDARGLNHATGLGWMIDASHNVKDPLEDLLQSVEAIQIAYAQALLVNRIALEEARDANDAVRAQEILQDAFRTDVRPLVAEARLRSGAALNPLALFRHLNVRQKLIGERGTRTIATGL; encoded by the coding sequence ATGCAACTCGAATCGTATCAGATTGCCGACCATAATAATAACCTGCTGGAAGGTCATAGACGGAAGCTGGCCTATTGGACCGAAGAAGTTAGCAATGCCGAAGCGGTTATTGAAAAACTAATCGATTTTCAGATTGCTATTCCAAGCTGGGCACTGGGCACGGGCGGTACACGTTTTGGCCGATTTGCTGGTGGTGGCGAACCCCGTTCGCTGGAAGAAAAGCTGGAAGATATTGGCTTGCTGCATACCCTCAACCGGTCGAGCGGGGCCATATCGCTGCATATTCCCTGGGATATCCCAACCGACCCCGAAGCCATTAAGCAACGAGCCGCAGCATATGGTATCCGGTTCGATGCCATGAATTCCAATACGTTTCAGGATCAGCCCAGCCAGCCAATGAGCTATAAGTTCGGCTCACTGCACCATGTCGATCAGGCCGTTCGGCAGCAGGCTATCGACCATAATATCGACGTGATCAAACACGGTATGGCGCTGGGTTCCGACTCGCTGACGGTATGGCTCGCCGATGGTTCCTGTTTTCCGGGGCAGCTTAACTTCCGAAAAGCCTTTGAACGTACGCTGGGAAGCCTTCAGGAAATCTATAAGGCACTTCCCAACAACTGGAAAATGCTGGTTGAATACAAAGCCTACGAGCCAAATTTCTATTCGACAACCATTGGCGACTGGGGTTCGTCGTTTCTGCTGGCCAGCAAACTTGGCCCGAAAGCTTACACACTGGTCGATCTGGGCCACCATCTGCCCAATGCCAATATCGAACAAATTGTTGCCATCCTGCTGAACGAACAGAAACTGGGCGGGTTCCACTTCAACGATTCTAAATACGGCGACGACGATCTGACGGTGGGCAGCATCAAGCCTTATCAACTGTTTTTGATCTTCAATGAGCTGGTCGACGGACTCGATGCCCGTGGGCTAAATCATGCTACGGGACTTGGCTGGATGATCGATGCTTCGCATAACGTGAAAGACCCGCTGGAAGACCTGCTTCAGTCGGTCGAAGCCATTCAGATTGCCTATGCTCAGGCACTACTGGTGAACCGAATTGCACTGGAAGAAGCCCGCGACGCTAACGACGCCGTACGCGCTCAGGAGATTTTGCAGGATGCCTTCCGCACCGATGTCCGTCCGCTGGTCGCCGAAGCCCGTCTCCGCTCGGGAGCAGCTCTTAACCCACTGGCTCTATTCCGCCATCTTAACGTCCGCCAGAAACTCATCGGCGAACGCGGCACCAGAACCATCGCTACAGGTCTGTAA
- a CDS encoding DUF4468 domain-containing protein, protein MNTKLLDVLPIVNQKVTYTDVVDCGSVSQTDLFRRARIELAQSSTSGSELFLVSDKETGDLVSRGKLTLTIPRSESFSGGVFSFRYSIVVECSNRKYRATLTNIGIEDGSAEKLTPIEAYTQRSEKDLQLIYTALDQQLKARLAALQENVKNYKPF, encoded by the coding sequence ATGAACACCAAACTACTTGATGTTCTGCCCATTGTTAACCAAAAAGTAACCTATACCGACGTTGTTGACTGTGGTAGTGTTTCTCAAACCGACCTTTTCCGGCGCGCTCGCATAGAGTTGGCTCAATCGTCGACCTCAGGTAGTGAACTTTTCTTAGTAAGCGATAAAGAAACCGGCGACCTGGTTAGTCGTGGTAAACTGACCCTAACTATCCCCCGTTCAGAAAGCTTTTCGGGTGGCGTTTTTTCGTTTCGATACAGCATTGTGGTCGAATGCAGTAACCGTAAATACCGGGCAACGCTCACCAACATTGGTATAGAAGATGGAAGCGCCGAAAAATTGACCCCTATCGAAGCCTACACCCAACGCAGCGAAAAAGATTTACAGCTCATTTATACAGCCCTCGACCAGCAGTTGAAAGCACGATTGGCCGCTCTTCAGGAAAATGTAAAGAACTATAAACCGTTCTGA
- a CDS encoding dihydrofolate reductase family protein, whose translation MGNVKLFIATSLDGYIAGPKGEIDWLFTEGEYGYTAFMETVDTTLMGNETYKLTKTFGEFPYKGLRNYVFTRNTEHPPEPYVEFISGDIAAFVESLKAQDGKDIFLIGGSHINAVLLEAGLIDELQVFIHPIVLGNGIPMVQPTQTRHNWTFVASKSYENGLVELHYLKG comes from the coding sequence ATGGGAAACGTAAAATTATTTATTGCCACCAGCCTGGATGGCTACATTGCGGGCCCCAAGGGTGAAATTGACTGGTTATTTACCGAAGGCGAGTATGGCTACACGGCCTTTATGGAAACCGTCGATACAACCCTGATGGGTAACGAAACCTACAAGCTTACCAAAACCTTCGGCGAGTTTCCCTATAAAGGTCTTCGAAATTACGTTTTCACCCGAAATACGGAACATCCGCCGGAGCCCTATGTGGAGTTTATTTCGGGCGACATTGCCGCATTTGTCGAGTCACTGAAAGCACAGGATGGCAAGGATATTTTCCTGATCGGGGGCAGCCACATCAATGCCGTTTTGCTCGAAGCAGGTCTGATCGATGAGTTACAGGTTTTTATTCACCCTATCGTTCTGGGCAACGGAATCCCAATGGTTCAGCCTACCCAAACGCGCCATAACTGGACTTTCGTAGCCAGTAAATCGTATGAGAACGGCCTGGTCGAGCTACACTACCTAAAGGGCTAA
- a CDS encoding FGGY family carbohydrate kinase, protein MDVIAIFDVGKTNKKLFLFNEQYAIVWEKTAQFPETVDDDGDPCEELNRLTDWVQLSLDEALAIPDFSVKAINFSGYGASFVHLDADRKPVGYLYNYLKPFPDEIRRQFYDTYGTVSDLSVQTASPALDSLNSGLMLYRIKYDKPALFGRIAYSLHLPQYLSFLVTRQCFSDITSIGCHTLLWDFQKNQYHHWVKAEGIDQILAPLFPSDAVLDVQIQNKSYAVGVGFHDSSAALIPYLASFQEPFILISTGTWSISMNPFNASPLTPEELQYDCLCFLQFKGKPVKASRLFAGYEHEQQTKRLAEHFNKPVDYYKTVSYDPATIHSLRTRRPDSGSNFEQVKNPPMQESLFGHRNLDHFQTYEEAYHQLILDVVAQQLISTDLVLENSPVKRLFVDGGFSKNPIYMSLLAAAFPQSEVYAASVAQASALGAALAIHHHWNTQPIPVEIIDLKLYAIDSVTI, encoded by the coding sequence ATGGATGTTATTGCCATTTTCGATGTTGGAAAAACCAACAAGAAGCTGTTTCTCTTTAATGAGCAGTATGCGATTGTTTGGGAAAAGACCGCACAGTTTCCGGAAACAGTCGATGATGATGGCGACCCCTGCGAGGAGTTGAACCGGTTGACCGATTGGGTACAGTTGTCGCTGGACGAAGCATTGGCCATACCCGATTTTTCGGTGAAGGCAATAAATTTTTCGGGCTACGGTGCCAGTTTTGTTCATCTGGATGCCGACAGAAAACCCGTGGGCTATCTCTACAACTACCTGAAACCCTTTCCCGACGAAATTCGCCGTCAGTTCTACGACACCTATGGAACGGTAAGCGATCTGTCGGTCCAGACAGCCTCACCTGCTCTCGACAGTCTGAACTCGGGCCTGATGCTATATCGGATCAAGTACGATAAGCCAGCGTTATTCGGGCGTATTGCCTATTCTCTCCACCTGCCCCAGTACCTGAGCTTCCTGGTCACCAGACAGTGCTTTTCCGACATAACCAGCATTGGTTGCCATACACTACTGTGGGACTTTCAGAAAAACCAATACCATCATTGGGTGAAAGCCGAAGGTATTGACCAAATTCTGGCTCCACTTTTCCCCTCTGATGCCGTTCTGGATGTTCAGATTCAGAATAAATCGTATGCCGTGGGAGTAGGTTTCCATGATAGTTCGGCCGCCCTGATTCCCTATTTAGCCTCTTTTCAGGAGCCATTTATTCTCATTTCGACGGGCACCTGGTCGATTAGCATGAATCCGTTCAATGCCAGTCCGCTCACCCCCGAAGAACTACAATACGACTGCCTGTGCTTTCTGCAATTTAAGGGAAAACCGGTTAAGGCATCGCGGCTGTTTGCCGGTTACGAGCACGAACAGCAAACCAAACGGCTGGCCGAGCATTTCAATAAACCTGTTGACTATTACAAGACGGTATCATACGATCCGGCAACAATTCATTCGCTGCGCACCCGCCGACCCGACTCGGGTAGTAATTTTGAGCAGGTAAAAAATCCACCCATGCAGGAATCGTTGTTCGGACACCGAAACCTGGACCATTTTCAGACCTACGAGGAAGCTTATCATCAATTGATTCTCGATGTGGTAGCCCAACAGTTAATATCGACCGATTTGGTTTTGGAAAACTCGCCGGTGAAGCGACTGTTTGTGGATGGTGGATTCAGCAAAAACCCAATCTATATGTCGCTGCTGGCAGCGGCTTTCCCGCAGTCTGAAGTCTATGCGGCTTCGGTAGCTCAGGCTTCGGCATTGGGAGCCGCACTGGCTATTCATCATCACTGGAATACTCAACCAATTCCGGTCGAGATTATTGATCTGAAATTATATGCAATCGATTCGGTGACTATTTAA
- a CDS encoding DUF819 family protein, with product MPQQPLITHDAIILGLLLVLLALIFQTARLPHKGWQRFYNWVPALLLCYIFPGAMNSLGIISGEQSSLYTVASQYLLPAALVLLTSTADLRSILRLGNKALLVFLAGTFGIIIGGPLALALVSSVSPEFHRQAVDQQLWKGLVTISGSWIGGSSSQIALKEIYGCSEALFVIILVVDAVVSNTWTACLIYGAAYSDRIDNFLKADNASIEEVKQRILNYREERDKPADLTDLSTILAVGFGGAAVAHLLASVLTNAFSPHADWMRAHGLEPFLSNFLWVVISATSLGVGLSFTRIRKLEKLGTTDISTLFIYFLIMTIGMRLDLSNISGNWGLFAVAIVWMLIHVVVMFAAARLLKAPYFFVAVGSQANIGGVATAPAVASVFHPALAPVGVLLAVLSHVLGTYGGIACAWLMQLVR from the coding sequence ATGCCGCAACAACCCCTAATTACCCACGATGCCATTATACTTGGCCTTCTGCTGGTATTGCTGGCTCTGATTTTTCAAACCGCCCGCTTGCCGCACAAGGGGTGGCAGCGATTTTACAACTGGGTTCCGGCGTTGTTACTGTGTTATATTTTTCCGGGCGCAATGAATAGTCTGGGTATTATTTCCGGCGAGCAGTCGAGTCTCTATACTGTTGCGTCGCAGTATCTACTGCCTGCCGCGCTGGTTTTATTGACCTCTACTGCCGATTTGCGATCTATTCTTCGGTTGGGAAATAAAGCCTTACTGGTATTTCTGGCCGGAACCTTCGGAATTATTATTGGCGGACCACTGGCGCTGGCTTTGGTGAGTTCGGTATCGCCCGAGTTTCATCGGCAGGCCGTCGACCAGCAACTCTGGAAAGGTTTGGTAACTATTTCGGGAAGCTGGATCGGCGGCAGCAGTAGCCAGATTGCCCTGAAAGAAATTTATGGTTGCAGCGAAGCGCTGTTTGTAATTATTCTGGTCGTTGATGCGGTGGTGTCGAATACCTGGACGGCCTGTCTGATCTACGGTGCCGCCTATTCAGATCGGATCGACAACTTCCTGAAGGCCGATAATGCGAGTATCGAAGAGGTGAAACAGCGTATTTTAAACTACCGCGAAGAACGTGATAAACCAGCCGACCTAACCGATTTGTCGACTATTCTGGCGGTGGGTTTTGGTGGGGCGGCAGTGGCTCACCTGCTGGCATCGGTGTTAACGAACGCATTTTCTCCTCATGCCGACTGGATGCGTGCGCATGGGCTGGAACCATTTCTGTCGAACTTTCTATGGGTTGTGATTAGTGCTACCTCGCTGGGTGTCGGACTGTCGTTTACCCGTATCCGAAAACTGGAAAAACTGGGCACCACCGACATCTCAACCTTATTTATTTACTTTCTGATCATGACCATTGGCATGCGGCTCGACCTGTCGAACATCAGCGGCAACTGGGGGCTGTTTGCCGTAGCAATCGTCTGGATGCTGATTCATGTTGTGGTCATGTTTGCGGCCGCCCGCTTGTTGAAAGCGCCCTATTTTTTCGTGGCAGTGGGGAGCCAGGCCAATATTGGTGGCGTTGCCACGGCCCCTGCCGTAGCCTCGGTTTTTCATCCGGCGCTGGCTCCGGTTGGTGTGCTGCTGGCCGTGCTTAGCCATGTGCTCGGCACTTATGGCGGCATCGCCTGCGCCTGGCTCATGCAACTGGTTCGGTGA
- a CDS encoding ROK family protein, which produces MYATEEEELALTQSVVDYKKKQKQRKLLAHLYAEGTSTLAQLAKVLHNSVPSVTALVEELISQGWVTATGMATGNNGRRPALFSLNTKRQLVAVLDVSTHDTKIILMDSLRNVVFRCDYDLRLEDNPNFLTTLVGHYTSALADSGINPDHVLGIGISMPGLVDARRGLNLTYKNISQSNDSLPSWFSEQLKKPVYLINDTKATVLGESRFGGAQGKKQVLAINIDWGVGLGIVVNGEVFQGTSGFAGELGHIQADPEGELCYCGKIGCLNTLTSALALVRRVQRDIAAGQVSKLAAFRDNVPQIDIDELINAALQGDSYAIDVLQQTGFQLGKGLSVAISLFNPEMIIVDGVLTKAADFILNTLEQAITKYCLSDFRNDLTIELTKLNGTAKWLGAHAYVMERVFASY; this is translated from the coding sequence ATGTATGCAACCGAGGAAGAGGAACTAGCCCTTACGCAGTCCGTAGTTGATTATAAGAAAAAGCAGAAACAACGAAAGCTATTAGCTCATCTGTATGCCGAAGGAACATCGACGCTGGCTCAACTGGCAAAAGTGCTCCATAACAGTGTGCCGTCGGTAACTGCGCTGGTTGAGGAACTAATTAGCCAGGGGTGGGTTACGGCCACGGGTATGGCTACCGGCAATAATGGTCGCCGTCCGGCTTTGTTTAGTCTGAATACCAAACGACAACTAGTGGCAGTTCTGGACGTAAGCACACACGATACTAAAATTATTTTAATGGATTCGTTGCGCAACGTCGTCTTTCGTTGCGATTATGACCTTCGGTTAGAAGACAATCCGAATTTCCTGACCACGTTGGTTGGGCACTATACTAGTGCGCTGGCCGATTCGGGAATCAATCCTGACCATGTGCTGGGCATTGGCATTTCGATGCCTGGTCTGGTCGATGCCCGCCGGGGTCTGAACCTGACGTATAAGAATATCAGTCAGTCGAACGATTCGCTTCCGTCCTGGTTTTCGGAGCAGTTGAAAAAGCCGGTTTATCTTATTAATGATACCAAAGCCACCGTGCTGGGCGAAAGCCGGTTTGGGGGTGCCCAGGGCAAAAAACAAGTGCTGGCCATCAACATCGACTGGGGGGTGGGACTGGGCATTGTTGTCAATGGCGAAGTGTTTCAGGGAACCAGTGGCTTTGCAGGCGAACTGGGGCATATACAGGCCGATCCGGAAGGCGAATTATGCTATTGTGGAAAAATTGGGTGCCTCAATACCCTTACATCGGCTCTGGCCCTGGTGCGCCGGGTGCAGCGCGATATTGCCGCCGGGCAGGTATCGAAACTGGCCGCTTTTCGAGACAATGTGCCGCAGATCGATATCGACGAGCTGATCAATGCAGCTCTTCAGGGCGATTCTTACGCGATTGATGTGTTACAGCAGACGGGCTTTCAGCTAGGGAAAGGTCTTTCGGTGGCCATCAGCCTGTTCAATCCCGAAATGATTATTGTTGATGGTGTACTGACCAAAGCCGCCGATTTCATTCTCAATACACTGGAACAGGCCATTACGAAGTATTGCCTGAGCGATTTTCGCAACGACCTCACCATTGAATTGACCAAACTCAACGGTACGGCTAAATGGCTGGGGGCTCATGCTTACGTGATGGAGCGCGTTTTTGCCTCCTATTAG
- a CDS encoding metallophosphoesterase family protein, whose amino-acid sequence MKCFFLQSLFLLFVCSWATGQAITRAPYLQTVTPAGITIRWRTDQPTDSRVRFGLSADQLNQQVIEATSTTEHIVTLTGLQSATRYFYSVGSSAGDLMASGEQYFQTSPPTGSAVPVRIWALGDFGSGTDNQFAVVDKYRQVAQTHPADIWLWLGDNAYNQGYDAQYQQMLFNVYSDLLKHLPVWSIPGNHEYADIPTAPNIDYYKIISVPQQAEAGGLASGSKMNYSFNYANIHFVALDSEGDDGSRLYDPTGRQAQWLDKDLAANTLPWTIVFFHHPPYTKGSHNSDTEPDLSLIRQQLVPILDKYQVDLVLSGHSHLYERSYLLKGHYGQSNTFDLNQHAVSTSSARYDGSPNSCPIINKQAGTIYVVSGSGGQLGLLSAGYPHPAMVYSTNQLGGSMLIDVNDNRLDAQWLAADGTVKDQFTIFKKVSQRRYFLTFPGKPVTLNASWPGAYTWSSGQNTRSISVSPATSTTYTVADQQGCLTDVFTVDVDTSTDTNLSFAGQLTINPNSATGTTTIKVAIPTPQTINLYVTDPQGLVMFEKQYDNTADINEQFTLAVPGDYLFIARVGDKILARMNFRL is encoded by the coding sequence GTGAAATGCTTTTTTCTGCAGAGTCTTTTTCTGCTGTTTGTCTGTTCGTGGGCAACTGGTCAGGCCATTACCCGAGCACCTTACCTGCAAACAGTTACGCCTGCCGGAATAACCATTCGATGGCGTACCGATCAGCCAACCGACAGCCGCGTTCGATTTGGTCTTAGTGCCGATCAGTTGAATCAACAGGTTATCGAGGCTACCTCAACTACCGAACACATTGTTACGCTGACGGGGCTGCAGTCGGCTACCCGCTATTTTTATTCGGTTGGGTCATCGGCGGGCGATCTGATGGCATCCGGCGAACAATATTTTCAGACATCACCGCCAACTGGCTCGGCGGTGCCGGTGCGGATATGGGCTCTGGGCGATTTTGGTAGTGGAACCGACAACCAGTTTGCCGTCGTCGATAAATATCGGCAGGTAGCCCAAACGCATCCGGCCGACATCTGGCTCTGGCTGGGCGACAATGCCTACAATCAGGGCTACGACGCACAGTATCAGCAGATGCTTTTTAATGTATATTCCGATCTGCTCAAACACCTGCCCGTTTGGTCGATACCCGGCAACCACGAATATGCCGATATTCCGACGGCACCGAATATTGATTATTACAAAATTATCAGCGTGCCACAACAGGCCGAAGCGGGTGGGCTGGCCTCGGGTTCAAAAATGAATTATTCGTTCAATTATGCGAATATTCATTTTGTAGCACTCGACTCCGAAGGCGACGATGGTTCCCGGCTGTATGATCCGACGGGCAGGCAGGCACAATGGCTCGATAAGGATTTAGCCGCCAACACATTGCCTTGGACGATCGTCTTTTTCCATCACCCACCCTACACGAAAGGCTCTCATAATTCGGATACCGAACCCGATTTAAGTCTGATTCGTCAGCAACTAGTGCCAATTCTGGATAAGTACCAGGTCGATCTGGTGCTATCGGGGCATAGTCATCTATACGAACGGAGTTATCTCCTGAAAGGACATTATGGTCAATCCAATACGTTCGACCTCAATCAGCATGCTGTTTCAACCAGCAGTGCCCGCTATGATGGCTCGCCAAACTCCTGCCCAATCATTAACAAACAGGCCGGGACGATTTATGTGGTTAGTGGGAGCGGAGGGCAGCTAGGACTCCTGTCGGCTGGCTACCCGCATCCGGCTATGGTGTACTCGACAAATCAGTTGGGTGGGTCAATGCTCATCGATGTAAACGACAATCGACTGGATGCGCAGTGGCTGGCTGCCGATGGGACCGTGAAGGATCAGTTTACGATTTTTAAAAAAGTAAGCCAGCGACGCTATTTTCTAACCTTTCCGGGAAAGCCCGTAACACTGAATGCGTCGTGGCCGGGGGCCTATACATGGAGTTCGGGTCAGAATACGCGCTCCATTAGTGTGTCGCCTGCTACATCGACTACCTACACCGTTGCCGATCAGCAAGGTTGCCTGACCGATGTATTCACCGTCGACGTCGATACGTCGACCGATACAAATCTGTCGTTTGCCGGACAGCTTACCATTAATCCAAACTCTGCTACCGGAACCACGACTATTAAAGTCGCCATTCCCACTCCGCAGACGATCAATTTATATGTTACCGATCCGCAGGGACTGGTTATGTTCGAAAAACAATACGATAACACGGCCGATATAAATGAACAGTTCACCCTGGCCGTTCCCGGCGATTACCTGTTTATTGCCCGAGTTGGCGATAAGATACTGGCCCGAATGAATTTCAGGCTTTAA
- a CDS encoding bifunctional aldolase/short-chain dehydrogenase: MSTTTKPFQHVSYLWDEAKAAELAGDEVGLLIYRSNLLGADLRLTNYGGGNTSCKATAKDPLTGQDTEVMWVKGSGGDLGTLKRSGLAALYVDRLRSLKTIYRGLEFEDEMVELFNHCIFDLASKAPSIDTPLHGFLPFKHIDHLHPDAAIAIAAAKDGKQIVQDLFGGTIGWVDWQRPGFDLGLKLEQCVNENPGIRGIMLGSHGLFTWGDTAYESYVNTLEVIERCAEYLEENYGKKGPVFGGAKHESLEKEDRLKQAATLAPVLRGFCSNQQPMVGHFTDDDRVLQFINSNDLDRLAPMGTSCPDHFLRTKISPLVLELASTEDLSDAKAVKAKLTPAFEAYRAMYEDYYNTCKHPNSPAIRDKNPVVILYPGIGMFTFAKDKQTARVAAEFYINAINVMRGAEAISEYTSLPRQEAFNIEYWLLEEAKLQRMPKPKPLSGRIALITGSAGGIGKAIAKRFQAEGAVVVINDNDADRLKGADDEFRQQYGRDAHAATLLDVTDAESIRNAFAVSALAFGGVDIVVNCAGLSISKPIEDHTEKDWDLLYDVLVKGQFLVTQQGVEIMRKQEIGGDVLNIVSKNGLVSGPNNAGYGSAKAAQLHLSRLNAAELGKDHIRVNVVNPDAVISDSKIWAGAWAEGRAKAYGISVEELPAYYAKRTLLNEIILPDDIANACFAFVGGLLNKSTGNVLNVDGGVAMAFVR, from the coding sequence ATGTCTACGACGACAAAACCATTTCAACACGTCAGCTATTTGTGGGACGAAGCCAAAGCCGCCGAACTGGCTGGCGATGAGGTAGGGCTGTTAATTTATCGGTCTAACCTGTTGGGTGCCGACCTGCGACTGACAAACTATGGCGGAGGAAATACCTCCTGCAAAGCAACAGCCAAAGATCCACTTACCGGTCAGGATACCGAAGTAATGTGGGTAAAAGGCTCAGGTGGTGATTTAGGAACGCTAAAACGTAGCGGTCTGGCAGCCCTATACGTGGATCGGTTGCGCAGTTTAAAAACGATTTATCGGGGGCTTGAGTTCGAAGATGAAATGGTTGAGCTATTCAATCACTGCATTTTCGATCTGGCATCAAAAGCCCCCTCTATTGATACGCCCTTACACGGGTTTCTTCCCTTCAAACATATCGACCATCTTCACCCCGACGCAGCTATTGCCATTGCGGCTGCCAAAGATGGCAAACAGATTGTTCAGGATTTGTTTGGGGGTACCATCGGCTGGGTCGACTGGCAGCGTCCGGGCTTTGACCTGGGGCTGAAACTGGAGCAGTGTGTAAACGAAAATCCTGGCATTCGGGGTATTATGCTCGGTTCGCACGGCTTGTTTACCTGGGGCGACACAGCCTACGAAAGTTATGTGAACACGCTCGAAGTAATCGAGCGTTGTGCCGAATATCTGGAAGAAAATTACGGCAAAAAAGGGCCAGTTTTTGGCGGTGCCAAACACGAATCGCTGGAAAAAGAAGACCGGCTGAAACAGGCGGCTACACTGGCACCGGTGCTGCGTGGCTTCTGCTCGAACCAGCAACCCATGGTTGGGCATTTCACCGACGACGACCGCGTTCTGCAGTTTATCAATTCAAATGATCTGGATCGGCTGGCACCGATGGGCACCTCCTGCCCCGACCACTTCCTGCGTACCAAAATCAGTCCGCTCGTACTCGAACTGGCCTCAACTGAAGACCTTTCGGATGCGAAGGCCGTAAAAGCGAAGTTAACGCCCGCTTTTGAAGCCTACCGCGCCATGTATGAAGACTATTACAATACCTGCAAACACCCGAACAGCCCAGCCATTCGCGACAAAAATCCGGTTGTAATTCTGTATCCGGGCATTGGTATGTTTACGTTTGCCAAAGACAAGCAGACCGCTCGGGTTGCAGCCGAATTTTACATCAACGCCATCAACGTGATGCGGGGTGCTGAGGCCATTTCTGAATATACGTCGCTCCCTCGTCAGGAAGCTTTCAATATTGAGTACTGGCTACTGGAAGAAGCGAAACTCCAGCGGATGCCCAAACCCAAACCATTGTCGGGTCGTATTGCCCTCATTACGGGTAGCGCAGGTGGCATCGGCAAAGCCATTGCTAAGCGTTTCCAGGCCGAAGGGGCCGTAGTGGTCATCAACGACAACGATGCCGATCGCCTGAAAGGGGCCGACGATGAGTTTAGGCAGCAATATGGTCGCGATGCTCATGCTGCAACTCTGCTCGACGTTACTGATGCTGAAAGCATTCGGAACGCCTTTGCGGTGTCGGCGCTGGCGTTTGGCGGTGTCGACATTGTTGTCAACTGCGCCGGTCTGTCAATTTCGAAACCAATTGAAGACCATACCGAAAAAGATTGGGATCTGCTGTATGACGTACTCGTAAAAGGTCAGTTCCTGGTGACCCAGCAAGGCGTTGAGATCATGCGTAAGCAGGAAATTGGGGGCGATGTACTGAACATTGTCAGCAAAAATGGGCTGGTTTCGGGCCCCAACAACGCAGGCTATGGCTCGGCCAAAGCAGCGCAACTGCACCTGAGCCGACTAAATGCCGCCGAACTGGGCAAAGACCATATCCGGGTCAATGTGGTTAACCCCGATGCCGTTATTTCCGATAGCAAAATCTGGGCGGGCGCCTGGGCCGAAGGCCGGGCCAAAGCCTATGGCATTAGTGTTGAGGAATTGCCTGCCTACTACGCTAAACGAACACTACTGAATGAAATTATTCTGCCCGACGACATTGCCAATGCCTGCTTTGCGTTTGTGGGTGGTTTACTGAACAAATCGACTGGCAACGTCCTGAACGTGGACGGTGGAGTTGCGATGGCCTTTGTTCGATAA